The Halomonas sp. 7T genome contains a region encoding:
- the rho gene encoding transcription termination factor Rho, with amino-acid sequence MTRKTLSLKTKRPPEPKPTTEAEEPTSNDPITRFLNGTAIHPSPRLYLAPIDQPRTLRAMDLITPIGMGQRGLIVAPPGSGKTTLLKHICQAVAEAYPDIKLYALLIDERPEEVTDFKRSVSAEVHASSSDESYAHHVRMADQLLDTARKQAGEGHDVMIVIDSLTRLSRVHNAEQRGNGRTMSGGLDSRAMEIPRKLFGAARKIENGGSLTILATVLVDTGSRMDQVIFEEFKGTGNMELVLSRDVANQRIFPAIDIAKSSTRREELLIDAKDLEKVRTLRRALTPLKPVDGAQKLLTLLEKYLTNAELLSAFSPAE; translated from the coding sequence ATGACCCGCAAAACCCTAAGCCTCAAAACCAAAAGACCACCAGAGCCCAAACCCACCACCGAAGCCGAAGAACCAACCTCCAACGACCCCATAACACGCTTCCTCAACGGCACCGCCATTCATCCTTCCCCACGCCTGTATCTAGCGCCTATTGATCAGCCGCGCACTCTGCGGGCGATGGATTTGATTACGCCCATCGGCATGGGGCAGCGGGGGTTAATTGTGGCACCGCCCGGCTCTGGCAAAACGACGCTGTTAAAGCATATCTGCCAAGCCGTGGCAGAGGCTTACCCGGATATAAAACTGTATGCCTTGCTGATTGATGAGCGCCCTGAAGAAGTCACCGATTTTAAGCGCAGTGTGTCGGCAGAGGTACATGCCTCGTCGTCAGACGAAAGCTACGCGCACCATGTACGGATGGCCGATCAGTTGCTGGATACGGCGCGTAAGCAGGCAGGCGAGGGGCATGATGTGATGATCGTGATCGATTCACTCACAAGGCTTTCGCGGGTTCATAATGCCGAGCAGCGGGGCAATGGGCGTACCATGTCGGGTGGGTTGGATTCCCGGGCGATGGAAATACCCCGCAAGCTGTTTGGCGCGGCGCGAAAGATCGAAAACGGCGGCTCGCTCACCATTCTGGCCACCGTGCTGGTGGATACGGGAAGCCGTATGGATCAGGTGATTTTTGAGGAGTTTAAAGGCACGGGCAATATGGAGCTGGTGCTATCACGGGACGTGGCCAATCAACGGATTTTCCCGGCAATTGATATTGCCAAAAGCAGTACCCGCCGAGAAGAGCTGTTAATTGATGCAAAAGATCTTGAAAAAGTACGCACGCTGCGCCGAGCGTTAACACCGCTTAAGCCTGTTGACGGCGCTCAGAAGCTGCTTACGCTGCTGGAGAAATACCTGACGAATGCGGAGCTGTTGAGCGCTTTTTCGCCCGCTGAGTAG
- a CDS encoding class I SAM-dependent DNA methyltransferase: MSVNALYTDLSGYYDLMCVDIDYQAQSHAIRRLHQIFGNEGKRHLDLACGTGPHVRHFLDAGYTSSGLDINQPMLDLAAQRCPEAHFSLQDMSSFEVDEPLDLITCFLYSIHYSDGLEKLSACIASAHRALNEGGVLYFNGVDKQRINNELSVKHTATQANATFSFRSGWHYSGQGARQSLRLSIEKTEAGATQVWNDEHPMVAVSFSELIALLEPTFEVHVFEHDYQTITPWDNVSGNAIFVCVKRESLA; encoded by the coding sequence ATGTCCGTCAACGCACTCTACACCGACCTTTCCGGCTACTACGATTTGATGTGCGTCGACATCGACTACCAGGCCCAAAGCCACGCCATTCGTCGCCTGCACCAAATTTTTGGCAACGAAGGCAAACGCCACTTGGATTTAGCCTGCGGTACCGGCCCCCATGTGCGCCATTTTCTGGATGCGGGCTACACCAGCAGCGGGTTGGATATTAACCAACCGATGCTGGATCTCGCCGCCCAACGCTGCCCAGAGGCGCACTTCTCACTGCAAGACATGAGTAGCTTTGAGGTCGACGAGCCGCTGGATCTCATCACCTGCTTTCTGTACTCCATCCACTACAGCGATGGCCTAGAGAAGCTAAGCGCCTGCATTGCCAGCGCCCACCGCGCGTTAAACGAAGGCGGCGTGCTCTACTTTAACGGCGTGGATAAGCAGCGCATTAATAACGAGCTCTCCGTGAAGCACACGGCCACGCAGGCAAACGCCACGTTCAGCTTCCGCTCGGGTTGGCACTACAGCGGCCAAGGGGCGCGGCAGTCGTTACGGCTGAGCATTGAGAAAACAGAGGCAGGGGCAACGCAGGTATGGAACGACGAGCACCCCATGGTAGCGGTCAGCTTTAGCGAACTTATCGCCCTGCTGGAGCCCACCTTCGAGGTGCACGTATTTGAGCACGACTACCAGACCATCACACCCTGGGATAACGTCTCAGGCAATGCGATCTTCGTGTGCGTAAAGCGCGAGAGCCTTGCTTAG
- a CDS encoding tetratricopeptide repeat protein → MINTKIYKAVYELAEKLMKAAAKDDRATFEALYAELQAICSEHENTEKDHPEQWETLADFTEELEDALPIYQKALDKAVAKQSNDHIASIGFSMATLQVELGDTQAAIERLQQAQASAHTIEDNELKAEIDELLATLTTG, encoded by the coding sequence ATGATTAACACCAAAATTTACAAGGCAGTGTATGAGCTCGCCGAAAAGCTGATGAAGGCCGCTGCCAAAGATGACCGCGCCACCTTTGAAGCACTGTACGCCGAGCTACAGGCGATCTGCTCTGAGCACGAGAACACCGAGAAAGACCACCCGGAGCAGTGGGAAACCCTCGCCGACTTTACCGAAGAGCTAGAAGACGCGCTGCCTATCTACCAAAAAGCGCTGGATAAGGCGGTGGCCAAGCAGTCGAACGACCATATTGCGTCGATTGGTTTTTCCATGGCAACGCTGCAAGTGGAACTGGGCGATACTCAAGCGGCCATTGAACGTTTGCAGCAGGCCCAAGCCAGTGCCCACACTATTGAAGATAACGAACTCAAAGCAGAAATTGATGAGCTGCTGGCAACATTAACTACCGGTTAG
- a CDS encoding DUF4019 domain-containing protein, translating to MRKVLALCFTVVLLTLPTLAKASVQAAEQAALAWLAMIDNAEYQQAWENASPLLQAPLSSAMLQRTISLSRRDLGAAQARRRVRVSQYTSMPGAPRGDYKEFTFQTRFENNPRVMEVVTPHLENGTWRVSGYYIQ from the coding sequence ATGCGCAAAGTACTTGCCCTTTGTTTTACCGTTGTTTTGCTTACTCTTCCGACCCTCGCCAAGGCGTCAGTTCAAGCCGCAGAACAAGCTGCGTTAGCCTGGTTGGCCATGATTGATAACGCGGAGTATCAGCAGGCGTGGGAGAACGCTTCGCCGCTGTTACAAGCACCGCTTTCATCGGCCATGCTTCAGCGCACTATTTCGCTGTCGCGGCGGGATCTTGGCGCAGCGCAAGCGCGACGTCGCGTGCGTGTGTCGCAGTACACATCGATGCCCGGCGCACCGCGAGGGGACTACAAGGAGTTTACGTTCCAAACGCGTTTTGAAAATAACCCCAGGGTGATGGAGGTGGTAACGCCCCATCTTGAAAACGGCACGTGGCGCGTGAGCGGCTATTATATTCAATAA
- a CDS encoding DEAD/DEAH box helicase, which yields MPFSKLGLSSPLVQAIAELGYKTPTPIQEQAIPVVLSGKDLIATAQTGTGKTAAFVLPLLEKFSKVAEPLRGKRIRALILVPTRELAVQVEASVAQYAKHTQLTSMAAYGGVDTAPQKERLIEGVDILVATPGRLLDLAHQRALHFDELQVMVLDEADRMVDMGFVDDIHKIIVRLPANRQNLLFTATMTNDVRAIAHAFSDTKMTDMAADISITPNVRAAATIKQWLITVDKDTKSALLSHLINEQEWDQALIFVEKKHSAAKLVAQLEKRGIKADSIHGGRSQAMRETVLAQFKSGELKYLVATGVAARGLDIGELSRVVNYDLPFQPEEYIHRIGRTGRAGASGEAISLVDISDFKNLCAIERRLKNTIERKEVEGFPVKKAVPASNLNHVKKSSR from the coding sequence ATGCCCTTCTCAAAACTAGGCTTATCCAGCCCGCTAGTTCAAGCCATTGCTGAACTTGGTTACAAAACACCCACGCCCATCCAGGAACAAGCGATTCCTGTCGTTCTTTCGGGTAAAGACTTAATCGCCACCGCACAAACCGGCACCGGTAAAACCGCTGCCTTTGTGCTGCCGCTGCTGGAAAAATTCAGCAAAGTAGCAGAACCGCTGCGCGGTAAACGCATTCGCGCACTGATCCTGGTGCCAACCCGCGAGCTAGCGGTTCAGGTGGAAGCCAGCGTAGCCCAATACGCGAAGCATACCCAGCTCACCTCGATGGCCGCGTATGGCGGCGTAGATACTGCGCCGCAAAAAGAGCGCTTAATCGAAGGGGTGGATATTCTGGTCGCCACACCGGGCAGGCTGCTGGATTTAGCGCATCAGCGCGCGCTGCACTTTGATGAACTGCAAGTCATGGTGCTGGACGAAGCAGACAGAATGGTGGATATGGGGTTTGTGGATGACATCCACAAAATCATCGTGCGCCTGCCTGCAAACCGTCAGAACCTGCTGTTCACCGCCACCATGACCAACGACGTGCGCGCCATCGCCCACGCATTTTCAGACACCAAGATGACCGACATGGCGGCCGACATTTCCATTACGCCCAATGTCCGCGCCGCCGCCACGATCAAACAGTGGCTGATCACGGTCGATAAAGACACCAAGTCCGCCCTGTTGAGCCACTTGATCAACGAGCAAGAGTGGGATCAGGCGCTGATTTTTGTCGAGAAAAAACACAGTGCCGCCAAGCTGGTCGCCCAGCTGGAAAAACGCGGTATTAAAGCGGATTCCATTCACGGCGGCAGAAGCCAAGCCATGCGCGAGACGGTGTTGGCGCAGTTTAAATCGGGCGAACTGAAGTACTTGGTGGCCACCGGCGTCGCCGCGCGGGGCCTGGATATTGGCGAACTTAGCCGCGTGGTGAATTACGATTTACCCTTCCAGCCAGAAGAGTACATCCACCGCATTGGCCGCACTGGCCGTGCGGGTGCCTCCGGTGAAGCGATCTCGCTGGTCGATATCAGCGACTTCAAAAACCTGTGCGCGATTGAAAGGCGTTTGAAAAACACGATTGAACGCAAAGAAGTGGAAGGCTTCCCGGTCAAAAAAGCCGTGCCCGCGTCTAACTTGAATCACGTTAAAAAAAGTAGCCGTTAA
- a CDS encoding alternative oxidase, with amino-acid sequence MMRTTNDRTAESDTKQTHYQPRGLSDRIAYRLVRFMRFFADAFFAGRYGHRAVILETVAAVPGMVGGAIQHLHALRRIKDDDGWIRTLLDEAENERMHLMTFIEVAKPNRFERFIIMLAQGIFFNLFFLLYLCSSKTAHRVVGYLEEEAVYSYTEYLEGIDRGEYENIPAPQIAIDYWNLPQDARLREVVVAVRADEAGHRDTNHDFADQLSQ; translated from the coding sequence ATGATGCGCACCACCAACGACCGTACAGCCGAAAGCGACACAAAGCAGACCCACTATCAACCACGCGGACTTTCTGATCGCATTGCTTATCGGTTAGTACGTTTCATGCGCTTTTTTGCAGATGCTTTTTTTGCAGGCCGCTATGGCCATCGGGCGGTCATTTTAGAAACGGTGGCCGCGGTGCCCGGCATGGTCGGAGGCGCCATTCAGCATTTACATGCCTTGCGGCGAATTAAAGATGACGACGGCTGGATTCGTACGCTGCTGGACGAAGCTGAAAATGAGCGCATGCACTTAATGACGTTTATCGAAGTGGCCAAACCTAACCGCTTTGAGCGTTTCATTATTATGTTGGCGCAAGGTATTTTCTTTAACCTGTTTTTCTTGCTTTACCTCTGCTCCAGCAAAACCGCCCACCGGGTAGTGGGTTACTTAGAAGAGGAAGCCGTTTATAGCTACACCGAGTACCTAGAGGGAATTGATCGCGGCGAATACGAAAACATCCCCGCTCCGCAAATCGCTATCGACTACTGGAACTTGCCGCAGGATGCTCGGCTGCGTGAGGTGGTGGTTGCGGTAAGGGCTGATGAAGCAGGCCATCGTGACACCAACCATGATTTTGCTGATCAGCTCTCTCAATAA
- a CDS encoding nucleotide-binding protein, giving the protein MRKPRLFIASSAESLPIAEAVNVNLDHDFEVTIWKNGTFKLSSSTIEDLVEKSSAVDFALFIFAPDDISIIRSRSKHVVRDNVIFEMGLFVGAIGKSRSFVLKPRDVDMHLPTDLLGVTPADYDASRSDGDLVSATNRACSLIKSEVERLGLINHASLSESKTIIANPASYELKEQDYKILATCLQSHVADPVGLPFHRISNSFRGVNDAVLQISLIKLERMGLISKTVETDHLDGYDFYAYSITELGVDELLKNEEYLQPKATKPTESFGGDLPF; this is encoded by the coding sequence TTGAGAAAACCACGATTATTTATTGCGTCTTCAGCTGAAAGCCTTCCTATCGCTGAGGCAGTCAATGTCAATCTAGATCACGATTTTGAAGTGACCATTTGGAAAAATGGCACATTCAAGCTTTCATCTTCAACGATCGAAGATTTGGTTGAGAAATCATCAGCTGTTGATTTTGCATTGTTCATTTTTGCACCCGACGATATCAGCATAATTAGGAGCAGAAGTAAGCATGTTGTCAGGGACAATGTGATATTCGAAATGGGGCTTTTTGTTGGTGCAATTGGGAAGTCTCGATCCTTTGTCCTAAAGCCGCGTGATGTAGATATGCACTTGCCAACAGATTTGTTAGGTGTAACACCAGCGGACTACGACGCAAGCCGATCTGATGGCGATCTGGTTTCAGCAACTAATAGAGCATGCTCTTTGATTAAATCTGAGGTAGAAAGGCTTGGACTTATAAATCATGCAAGCCTTTCTGAATCCAAAACTATCATAGCCAACCCTGCCAGCTATGAGCTAAAAGAACAGGACTACAAAATTCTAGCCACTTGCCTACAAAGCCATGTTGCCGATCCGGTTGGTTTGCCGTTTCATAGAATATCTAATAGCTTTCGTGGGGTTAACGACGCTGTTCTGCAGATTTCGCTTATTAAACTCGAGCGTATGGGGTTGATAAGTAAAACCGTAGAGACTGATCATCTGGACGGTTATGATTTCTACGCCTACTCAATCACAGAGTTGGGTGTAGATGAGCTATTGAAGAATGAGGAATATCTGCAACCAAAAGCTACTAAGCCGACGGAAAGTTTTGGTGGTGATCTCCCATTCTAG
- a CDS encoding DUF1456 family protein, translating into MTNNDIFRRIRYTFDLKDNTIVDIFALAEVPVTQPQVTAWLKKDDDDAFVTMKNRELAAFLNGFISFKRGKREGPVPAPESQLNNNMVFQKLRIALNMKAEDVLEVFDQVGLPLSAHELSAFFRKPSHKNYRECKDQMLRNFLMGIQLQLRPNDKG; encoded by the coding sequence TTGACCAATAACGATATTTTTCGCCGTATCCGCTACACCTTTGATTTAAAAGATAACACCATCGTGGATATCTTCGCGCTGGCAGAAGTGCCCGTTACCCAGCCGCAGGTCACCGCGTGGCTGAAGAAAGACGATGACGACGCTTTCGTGACTATGAAAAACCGGGAGCTGGCCGCGTTTTTAAACGGTTTTATCAGCTTTAAGCGCGGCAAACGTGAAGGGCCAGTGCCTGCGCCAGAGTCGCAGCTCAACAACAACATGGTGTTCCAGAAGCTGCGGATTGCGCTCAACATGAAAGCGGAAGACGTGCTGGAAGTGTTTGATCAGGTGGGGCTGCCGCTTAGCGCACACGAGCTCAGCGCGTTTTTCCGCAAGCCGAGCCATAAGAATTACCGTGAGTGCAAAGATCAAATGCTACGCAATTTCCTGATGGGCATTCAGCTTCAGCTGCGCCCGAACGATAAAGGCTAA